From Micromonospora echinospora, one genomic window encodes:
- a CDS encoding peptidoglycan-binding protein: MPENDRPVETSGTTVSRRAVFTALGVGIGIGAVGLPTAASAATPGWSNPTLGTLTSGYKTPSRPDHAGWDVANSQGTPIYAIAAGTVRDIRTGSYPGDPTSGPLPGRTGNSVHIDHADSYFSYYGHLHRVLVSDGQRVLAGQLIGLMGTTGNSTGPHLHFEVHRPRLTTMDPRTFLANRGISLGSTAPVGTTGWPSVSQGTTSWVARVIQHLLRGRGVSTVVDGYFGPGTATSVRTFQSNKGLYVDGVVGPITWTALILPLQQGNSGDLVRGLQVALNARGASLTVDGAFGSVTATAVRNFQSSRGLAADGVVGPVTWSTLI; the protein is encoded by the coding sequence ATGCCTGAGAACGACCGTCCCGTCGAGACATCCGGAACGACCGTCAGCCGCCGCGCGGTGTTCACGGCTCTGGGCGTCGGCATCGGGATCGGGGCCGTCGGCCTGCCGACTGCGGCGAGCGCGGCCACCCCCGGCTGGAGCAACCCCACGCTCGGCACCCTCACCTCCGGCTACAAGACCCCCTCCCGGCCGGACCACGCCGGGTGGGACGTCGCCAACAGCCAGGGAACCCCGATCTACGCCATCGCGGCCGGAACCGTACGCGACATCCGCACCGGTTCCTACCCGGGCGACCCGACCAGCGGGCCGCTCCCGGGCCGCACCGGCAACAGCGTGCACATCGACCACGCCGACAGCTACTTCTCCTACTACGGCCACCTGCACCGGGTGCTGGTCAGCGACGGCCAGCGGGTGCTCGCCGGTCAGCTGATCGGCCTGATGGGCACCACCGGCAACTCCACCGGACCACACCTGCACTTCGAGGTGCACCGGCCCCGGCTGACCACGATGGACCCCCGGACGTTCCTCGCCAACCGGGGCATCAGCCTGGGCTCGACCGCACCGGTGGGCACCACCGGCTGGCCGAGCGTGTCGCAGGGCACCACGTCCTGGGTCGCCCGGGTGATTCAGCACCTGCTGCGCGGCCGGGGTGTCTCCACCGTCGTGGACGGCTACTTCGGCCCGGGGACCGCGACCTCGGTCCGGACGTTCCAGAGCAACAAGGGCCTCTACGTGGACGGGGTGGTCGGCCCGATCACCTGGACCGCGCTGATCCTGCCGTTGCAGCAGGGCAACTCCGGGGACCTTGTGCGCGGCCTCCAGGTGGCCCTCAACGCCCGGGGCGCGAGCCTCACCGTGGACGGCGCCTTCGGTTCCGTGACCGCCACCGCCGTGCGGAACTTCCAGAGTTCCCGAGGCCTGGCGGCGGACGGAGTGGTCGGCCCGGTCACCTGGAGCACGCTCATCTGA